In Janthinobacterium agaricidamnosum NBRC 102515 = DSM 9628, the DNA window AGCCGCTGGCGTCGGCATCGAGCACCTGGCTGGACCATTCGTGATCGAGCCAGGCGGTGCCGCTGACGCTGACTGTTTCCGGCTTGCCGCCGTTGCGGACTGGACGCGTCAGCGTGCCGCTGGCTTGCAACTGCGGCTGGCTGTAATAATAACTGGCCTGTTGCGGGCGCGGCCCCTTGCGCGAATAGCCGCCGGCGCCTTGCAGCAGCACCGGCTGGGCAGGGGACAAGCGCAGCTCCAGGCTGAAATCCTGCGCCTTGACGCTGACCTGGTACGCGCCGTCCGGACCGCGCTTCATGCTCCAGTCCTGCAATTTGACATCGGTGTCGCCGACTTTGGCGTAGGCCAGCCCGAACCCTTCGCGCGCGCTTTTCTGGTCGTGCAGCAGCTTGCCGACGGCCGGATCGGACAGCGCCGCGTGGCCGACGATCAATTGCCTGGGCGCGAAGGCGCTCGGATTGGCGTTATCGGCGCCGGTCGCGCTGCGGAAGAACGTCACCTGGAAACCGAGCGGCTTGCCGTCCGCCGTCGCCAGCCAGCCGGTGGCGTACCACCATTCGGTTTTATAGGCGGGATGGGCGCCGAAGTCGCGCGGCATGGACAGTGTCTGGCCGGCCGGCAGCGGCGTGACCGGCGCAAAGGCGGGCGGAGCGGCCAATGCCGCTTGCGCCAGCGCCAGCAAAAGCATCCCTATGAGTCGCATCACCAGTCCTCCCGCACCGCGCGGATAGGCCCGCCGGACAGCGCCTGCCGTCCCGAGACCAGCGCCGTCAGCGCCGCGGCGAGCAGCAGCGCCGCCGCGACGATGCCGATCAGCGGCCATGGCATATGCAGTTGCATGGTCCAGTGGAACGATTGCGGGTTGACGATGAACACCAGCACCAGGCTGATCACCAGGCCCAGCGCAAAACCGGTGGCGATGCCGAGCGCCGTCAGCGCCGCGCCTTCCAGCCCGAGGATGGCGAGGATTTGCGCGCGCGTCACGCCGATATGGCGCAGCATGCCGAATTCCCTGGCGCGCGCCAGCGTTTGCGCCGAAAACGTCGCCGCCACGCCGAACAGGCCGATCATGATGGCGATCGCTTCCAGCAGGTAGGTGACGGCAAAGCTGCGGTCGAAGATTTTCAGGCTCAAGGCGCGGATGTCGGACGGGGCGGAAATCTCCAAGGTGGCGCCGAAGGGCAGTTTTTTCAAGCGCTCCTGCACATCGGCCAGTCTGGCGTCCTTGGCCAGCCACAGCGCGACGTTGCCGATGTCGTTGTCGCCGGTCAGCTTGCGGTAATCGTCGAGGCGTATCAGCACCGAACCGGTCGAGCGGGCGTAATCGCGCCACACGCCGGCGATGAAGAATGGGTGCAGCGCGCCGTTCAGCGGCAATTGCATGCCGGCGCCCGGTTTCAAACGGTATAAGTCGGCCGCCGCTTCCGAGACCCACACCGGCATGGTATTGGCCGGCGGCGGCAGCGAGGGGCCGGCCAGCACCACCGATTTGCCTGGATCGCCGAGGTCGACCGGGCGCGCCAGCAGCGCCACATTGGGCCGGTCCGGCGCCAGCGAGATCGAGCGCACGCGCAGGAATTCGGCGCGGACCACGCCGGGCAGCGCCAGCAGCGCCGCCTGTTCGTCGCGGTTCAAGCCGCTGGCGGTGCCGGCCGCCGCGCTTTGCGCATACAGGTCGGCCGGCAGGATTTGCAGCAGCCAGTCGTCGACCGAGACGCGGAAACTCGACACCATGATCGCCATCGCCACCATCAGGCTGAAGCTCGACAGCACGCCGCCCAGCGCGATGCCGGCCTGGCCGGACGCATTCGCCAGCCGCGCCAGCGTCAGGCTGAGCACCGGCGAGCTGGCGTTGCGGCCGCTGGCCAGCCAAACCCGGTTCAGGAATCGGAACACCAGCGACGCCAGCAGCGGCATCAGCGCGATCGCGCCGATCAGCAGCAGCGCGATCGCCAGGTAGCCGAACAGCGGCAATTCGAATACCGGCGGCAGGCGGGTCGC includes these proteins:
- a CDS encoding lipocalin-like domain-containing protein, which encodes MRLIGMLLLALAQAALAAPPAFAPVTPLPAGQTLSMPRDFGAHPAYKTEWWYATGWLATADGKPLGFQVTFFRSATGADNANPSAFAPRQLIVGHAALSDPAVGKLLHDQKSAREGFGLAYAKVGDTDVKLQDWSMKRGPDGAYQVSVKAQDFSLELRLSPAQPVLLQGAGGYSRKGPRPQQASYYYSQPQLQASGTLTRPVRNGGKPETVSVSGTAWLDHEWSSQVLDADASGWNWIGANLDDGGALMAFQIRSKTGAKLWAHASWRDAAGKVTQYAPEQVTFTPQTLWRSPRTSTEYPVATQIVTGGTTWLVTPLQPDQELDSRRSTGAVYWEGAVKVSRDGQPAGRAYLELTGYHRPMKL
- a CDS encoding FtsX-like permease family protein, whose product is MSGLKRDSPIGSSAGIVKLARWLLLGEWRAHPVRALVAIIAIAVGVSLGFAIHLINAAAFNEFSSAVKNLSGSADIQVAGREALFDETIYPWLAQRQGVAVASPLLELGAGLPGRRDALKIIGLDVFRAGLISPDLIGAPAEDKLFDTLADDAIFLSPAALTWLNLNTGDQLVLQAGAGTPALRIAGSLQRSRVGQRIAVMDLGAAQWRFKQLGKLSRIDLKLQDGINRDAFQARLASELERDFPGRFQVSQPNDQNQERRNDNLSRAYRVNLTVLALVALFTGAFLVFSTQALSVIRRRSQFALLRVLGMRRGQLLRQILLEGASLGVIGAALGVAAGYAMAALALHFFGGDLGAGYFSGVQPQVQFTPVAALVYFSLGLGVALLGCAAPAWEAARAAPAVALKSGTEEAVMRKLSRSWPALLCLLLAGLATRLPPVFELPLFGYLAIALLLIGAIALMPLLASLVFRFLNRVWLASGRNASSPVLSLTLARLANASGQAGIALGGVLSSFSLMVAMAIMVSSFRVSVDDWLLQILPADLYAQSAAAGTASGLNRDEQAALLALPGVVRAEFLRVRSISLAPDRPNVALLARPVDLGDPGKSVVLAGPSLPPPANTMPVWVSEAAADLYRLKPGAGMQLPLNGALHPFFIAGVWRDYARSTGSVLIRLDDYRKLTGDNDIGNVALWLAKDARLADVQERLKKLPFGATLEISAPSDIRALSLKIFDRSFAVTYLLEAIAIMIGLFGVAATFSAQTLARAREFGMLRHIGVTRAQILAILGLEGAALTALGIATGFALGLVISLVLVFIVNPQSFHWTMQLHMPWPLIGIVAAALLLAAALTALVSGRQALSGGPIRAVREDW